One genomic region from Phragmites australis chromosome 1, lpPhrAust1.1, whole genome shotgun sequence encodes:
- the LOC133923110 gene encoding large ribosomal subunit protein eL24-like, producing the protein MVLKTELCRFSGQKIYPGKGIRFIRSDSQVFLFANSKCKRYFHNRLKPAKLTWTAMYRKQHKKDIHAEAVRKRRRTTKKPYSRSIVGATLEVIQKKRSEKPEVRDAAREAALREIKERIKKTKDEKKAKKAEVVKSQKSQTKGGAAPKGAKGPKIGGGGGKR; encoded by the exons ATGGTTCTGAA GACTGAACTTTGCCGTTTTAGTGGCCAGAAGATATATCCAGGGAAGGGTATTAGGTTCATTCGTTCCGATTCCCAG GTTTTCCTTTTCGCTAACTCAAAATGCAAGCGTTATTTCCACAATCGCCTGAAGCCTGCAAAGCTTACCTGGACAGCTATGTACCGGAAGCAGCACAAGAAG GACATTCATGCTGAAGCTGTCAGGAAGAGGCGTCGCACCACCAAGAAACCATACTCACGGTCAATTGTTGGTGCCACTTTGGAAGTTATCCAAAAGAAGAGAAGTGAGAAGCCTGAAGTTCGTGATGCTGCTAGAGAGGCTGCTCTGCG TGAGATCAAGGAACGcatcaagaaaaccaaggaTGAGAAAAAGGCAAAGAAGGCAGAGGTGGTGAAATCTCAGAAGTCACAAACGAAGGGGGGTGCTGCACCTAAGGGAGCCAAAGGCCCTAAGATTGGTGGCGGTGGTGGGAAGCGCTGA